Genomic DNA from Eleutherodactylus coqui strain aEleCoq1 chromosome 8, aEleCoq1.hap1, whole genome shotgun sequence:
gttacacccctgaacgCACCGATTGATATCGTTAATTAGTCTTAATTAGTTTCGGGTGTATTCTTCTTCCAGtggacttaggccgcctgcagacgcgcGGGTCGGGTCTGGCGGCGAGGTCCCTCGCCTGCAGGGACCATGCATACTcgcccgccggctccggctgtttgatgttccGGCTTGCCACgccgccggcgcatgcacagaccggagccggcggcgggtgagtgatatttctgtgcggggctcgaaatggtgcatgccgcgatttgtttgccgggcaggggtgtaactatagtgggtgcggttgcacccgggcccaggagccttagggggcccataaggcctctcttctctatactgggagcccagtactataaaaaaaagcattacagttgggggccctgttacagattttgcaccggggcccagaagctccaagttacgcctctgcctaagggtatattcacacgctGCAGATCCGCTGCATCAAAACAAGCAGCAGCAAAATCCAGACCAAATGGTACAGATTGGGGCGTATTCACCGCAGATCACAAACCGTCATTTGAACAGGTGAAATTCTATAGCATAAATGATACGCTGCCGATTTATAATCCGCCTCTCAGTAATCCACCGGTAAGGCAGACGAGgtttcttgaaatctcatccacattacTGATATTATAAAATACGAAGGATTTTCTGCAGCGTGCAAACATCCCCAAGAAGGCCATTAATGTGAAGAATACACGCCCTgacccaaccgcccccccccccccccattgtgaaTAATACACTGATCAATTGTTCTATAATTAGTGAACACATTCAGGTTCTTGCTCTAGGCGAGGGGGACACGGTGACTTCTGGCTACAACAGGGGTCACGTGACCAAAGTTCACCGACTAGCCCTGTGACTTTATGCTGTCATTAAAGTTGCAGAACAATTCACAGGATGACGCAACCATGACCCACAGATTGAAAAAATGCACAGAGGTTGATTTTTTTGCATCCTGTGGGTTGCGGTTGTGCCAACCTATGAAAAACCTGCGACCCACGTCCCATGTCCTGTTGTTTAGGGGTGGATATACCATATGTACTATCTAGTAGTTAGAAACCAAGGGGCACATAAATTGTACAGAAGCCTCTGTTGGTGGTCTGCACCCCAGCTGGTAGCATTCTATGTAGGAGGAATATGATCGCCATTAGGTGTGCACTGTGGTTGTCACTTTCAGGGGGGCAGCTACAGAGGTTCGGGGTAGCAGCCTCACCTGGTCCCCGGTGGTCCCAAAAACGGGGTCTGGTCGGTCCACAAGCGAATGCAATGGAGGTTGCGCAGCcgcaccgccactccattcactacAGCGCCAGAGATTATCAAGTTCAAGCGCTGCAGCAATCTCCAGCActttcattgaagttaatggagtaGTGGTGTGACCCCTGCTGCATTAGCTTGGGGACTGACCGGACCCCCTGTCTCTGCatcagttggggtcccagcagtcagatctcCAGCGACCATTAAATGGCCTTATTGCCAAGACAGACGACATCaggattataaatggcacatactaggtggaggccctgttacagatatcgcatgggggcccaggagcttcaagttacatctttGGTTACTGTTATGGGGCTACTTGGCATTATGTGTAATGCGTAAGATCATGGGTGTACCCCTGCCTATATGGGTGCATCCCTGTTATGGGCACACTAGGTGTATCAGTTACGGGCTGATCTTGGAGGATTCtgtctcagggctccttcacacaggcgatcatgATATCGCGCATttctatcaccagtgtgaaggcaggcTCACTGTTATTCTGGCATTGTGGtcgattatgggggcactgacaaTGATATAGGAGTCTctgattatgggggcactgacaaTGATATAGGAGATATAGGAGTCTctgattatgggggcactgtggctgttactGTTATGAGAATATTGGGGATGATTATGGGAGCACTGAAAGTGTTATGAGGGTATTGTGTCTTATCTAGGGGAGTTTCTGCCATTGTTATGAGGGTTCTGTCACATACAGTAAGGATCCATTTAGACCTGCCAATTTCCTGTTTGTACAAGTGAATGATGTCAGCCTTCGCTCATTCGCTTTTGTAGCTTGTTTATACCGACAGACAcgtcgttggcttgttcaaacaagaaatcgttcagtttCTCGTATTCACTGTATAGGTGACTGAGAATGACGGAACAATCGGTGTTTAACCCCTAAAACATTATTTATTAACAATTCTCCAGCAGATAGAGAGACCTCTACGACCTTAACAGCAATATTTGTGGATTTCTAAGAATGTACTACAAATTCCATTTTGACAAATTTTCAATAAAATGTAGAAAAACAACAAGTTTTGGCAAAATGTTAATGACCTTTAAGACCCCCACAGATCCCGAAAATGGATACTACTGATGAGAGAATTCAGAGGTTTCTACAACTCTGAATAACCAAGTTCCAGTGATGATTGATGAAGGTTGTTCTCtttaaaaggagttgtccaaagatttaaaggagtattctggaggccaaattttttttttaacgttttcacTCTTCCACCGGATGGGTGTCTATGGATAGATAGGTGGGGATCCAACTCCTGGGGTCCCCACTAATCCTAAGAATAGGGGTCTGGTTGATCTCTAAGCGAAATCAGTGTTGGTTGCGCAGGCGCACCGCTGCTCCATTAATACCACTGCGAGTGCTGGAGATGGCCAAGTGCTTTCCTTCCTGCTTTGCACTCCTCAATCTCCAGCATTTctaattgaaatgaatagagcgacgGTCCGCCTTGGAGACAAATAaggcccccattcttgggatcgtgGGGATCCCCGAAGTTGGACCTCcacgatctatcagttttcattcATCTAgtgaatgggtgaaaacttggAAAAGTTTTggtctccagaataccccttttgaGTGAACCTCCAGTTCAAGGATGACATTCCCAGCATCACATGGGGTTTATATTACCAGGTCCCCTTTATTCCTGTTAAGCCGCCAATTGCCATCTCTGGTGATCCAGATGGCCATGGCACTCTTGTTACTAATCAATGCACAGTTACAGTGTGCATCGATATAATCAGCCAGTGCATGCTGCTTTGTGATTGACTAGGGttgctcatgtgagcagtgctggccattcAGAATAGTGTGCATCGGGAAGTATAAGAAGCCATATGGCTATCTTTTATCACCGGATCAAGGCCACGGGAACTGGAAGATCGACGGCTGGCAGAGACTAAAAGAGGGCACCAGATAATGTAAACTCTGCCCTCTggtcccaggatataattttGTCCtgagactggagggtcactttaacttgTTTCCTCTCCGTAGAATAGGGGATAAGTATATGGTTGCTAAAGTACAACCCATAGGATCCCACTGATCATTAGAACTAGGGTCCCCTGTACCCCTATATGAGTTGAGCAGCGGTTGAGCatatgcactgctgctccattcatctcaatggaaaCGCAGAATAGTTACAATGCATAAAAAGTTCAACCCtttaaaaatacaaaagaaaataaatattgtAGTAAGGACTATGTAGAGGCTCCAGGACTGTCGATGTGCCGTATACATCCTAGCTCTATATCTGTCATGGGAGGTCTAGTCAAGAGTTTATCATCTTCTCCTTCTGTAATGACCACGGTCCTGCCCGGCGGAGGGCACAAGTGTGTGAATGGGTATGTGGCTGGTAAGAGGCATGCCAGAACTGGAGGGAATCCATAAGCCTGTGCCAGCTCTGTTTCCACACTGCTGTGTGGCTTTTCTTTGGATGTTGAAACCCAAGAGATCTTTGACTGCAGACCTCGTTCCTCCAGGGTTCCTGGACATAAGAGATGGAGTCATTATAAACAGACCCAAATGAGAGAGCTGCAAAAATGTAGCCAAAGGGAAAACAGAAAGCAgcctaaaaaattaaaaagtaactgcacttattaaaaacttctgacatgtcagagtgaaaagttttgatcagtagggTCTGGGTGCTGAGCCCCCCGTTGATCACTcaaatgaagaggctgcagcactcccCGAGTACCGTGCCCCTTCAGCTATGTTTCCTACCTGTTGGCTCCTCAGACGGATGCATAGATGTCTATAAAAGTCTATGCATCCAActtcagctgctgagaggagcccacacacaataatgacACCCAAAGTGGCAAGCACTCAAgtgcactgcagccccttcatttgagcgattagtgggggtctcagcacccagaccgCCACtggtcaaaacttttgacatatcgctctgacatgtcaaaagtttttaaaaagtacagtTAATCTTTAAGCAAGTTGCAAATAGTTTTAGCTTGAAATCTcctaatgtgtatttttttacagcTCCTATGAAGATATATGTGTCTCTATGGTTACAAACTACAAATAAACTCTGTGTAGCCTGATCCTGCAGATGCGCCACCTTCCACTTGTCTCTTACTTTTTCCTAATATTGGGTATGAAAGTAATATAACTGCAAGATCAGaatacacagggtttgtttgtaacCTGGAAACACAAAAACACATAGTTCTGTATAAGTGCTATATACACAAAATAACAGATGCACTGGAGAAATAaatgaaccccttagtgaccaagcctgtttgcgccttaatgaccaagccaaattttggaaatctgacatgtgtcaatttaacatagaataactccgtaatggtagattgctacctttttatcatgtgactggggactgctacctttttatcatgtgactggggactgctacctttttatcatgtgaccggggaccgctcaacaatgctaccggtcactgctccaggccctCGGTGACCATTGGTCACCgggagcaaggggattttaaatttcctgggctccccggctcctgtgcatgtgtccggcaGTTTGCCAGTGGGCACATTCGCAGAATCCGGGTgaggtccgtggaggaggatcgcATTGAGGTTCAAACGTGAAGGCCTACgggaagatgtttcatcttcTCTCATCGATCGCATCTGTGAGCGGAGATGAAATGTCAACTTTTTTTCAAccctttacatgatcgccattattcactggataacagcgaacacgtgaccagcaACCGCATACGACAGGCCCGTGACATCTCTAGGCTCTCGGCTaactttggtagccaagagcagagagattttaaatttcccaggcaatccttgacttttgcgcatgcgtccgccatcatgctgaaaGGCATATGCACCGAAGCTGCGGTAAGGTCTGTAAGTGGAgataaaacttaaactttttaaacttttcttttttacactttttaactttccatgactTTTcagtggataacagtgatcatgtgaccgggaaccgcatacagcggtccctggtcacatctccctgcactcggctatctttcacagctgggtgcaggggaattttaaatttgccacGCTCTGCGGCCTTCTGCACATACATGCAACATCGGAGCATGCGCCGAAACCTGCGGCAGGTCCCGATCTCCgcaggacatcatggaggatgggggtgagtattttcaccttcgctcatggatctgatccatgagaggaggtgaaactttaactttttttcacttttctgtgattgctgttatccattgaataacggcaatcatgggtccagggaccgctcaccgcggtccccggtgacatctcctgcctccgggcaaccttcaggagccggaagccaggagatttcaaagtTGCCGGGGCTCTCGgcccttctgcacatgcggctgACTTACTGACGctgggcgtgcatgcgcagaaggcctgcgTTAGGTCCTAGAGGACCAGATCACCGTGGGACAGCACGGAGGATCgcggtgagtaatctcagctgcccccatggatccgatccatgagggcagctgaatctttgaaAACTTTTctgcactttaatgcgatcggcaatatccattggatagcgctgatcacgTTGCAGGGGGGGGGCTCCTCGCGGCCCCATATGACAGCTCCATATTGCCAGCTACATccgtgcaccaacagcatggagctggcacgtccatagcccacggggctttaatttccgaaggaagcatgtttttacgtcctcagggattaaagcccagttagctaggacgtaaaaacactatgggctgatcactaaggggttaagatgtccTTCAGATCGGTGAAGACCTGGTCACTAGTGGTGACCACCCTGAATCTTCAAACTCTTGTAGACCGGTATGATTACTTTTTATGCAATATATAATTGGAAAGGAAGATGTTTCAAGAGCAAGAAGGATGTTTTGGGGTTTCGCTTCTGCTCACCTTCCACTGTGTTGTCCAAGAAAAATGAGAATAACCCTCCCAGGAATATAGGAGTGGTGAGAAGTGAGAGCAggagcatgtccagcacaggccaGCCtggagaggaaaagaagaaaagtaaATATCATTATAAGGCCATGACCGGCTAGAGGTCAAGATAAATACCTATGCCACAGGACGCCTGACTTGGTCTTACCTGTGTCCAGTTTTGTTGGTAAAGCATCAAGCCAGCGAGGAACCAGTAAAGCCATGAACATGGTGAAGCCTACAATGAAGATGTTCCTTCCTGAGTCTATGTGTGCATACTGGAAGAAAGCGATTCCACCACCCACAGCCATAGAGAATGTGAGAGAAAGAATGCCCCCTGTAAAGTAAGACAGAACCCAAGGTGAGACGGAGACGTCTATACCATCAACGACTTCCATACAAaattttctcttcttctttgAGACTGTATCACACTGCCTCAACAACTAAATGTCTCTAAGGATTGTCATACAATGGTATTCAGTTAAAATGAGTCTATGATGCCTTTTGTCACTTCATACCATGGACAGCAGAAGGGATCGTCATTAGGATTTGTGACAACCTCGGCGAGCATCCCAGGACAATGAATAGTAGTGCAGATAGATAAGTCGAGTGACGTGAGCCCACCTGGAAAGCCATTGATGTAAGAATTACATTAATACTGCTctacatgtacaagaatacaacaacTATAATACTAACTCCTAAGTACAATAAaatgtatactgcaatactgcccccgatgtacaagaatataagtactataatactgcccccatgtagaagaatataactactataatactgcccccgatgtataagaatataagtactataatactgcccccatgtagaagaatataactactataatactgcctcctatgtacaacactataactactataatactgcccctatgtacaagaatataaataccataatactgcccactatgtacaagaatagaactactataatactactccttgtgtacaagaatagaactactataatactgcctcctatgtacaagaatagaactactataatactgcctcctatgtacaagaatagaactactataatactgcctcctatgtacaagaatagaactactataatactgctccctatgtacaagaatataaccactataatactgtttcctatgtacaagaatataactactataatactgccccctatgtacaagaatataactactataatactgctacctatgtacaagaatataactgctataatactgcctcctatgtacaagaatataactactataatactgcctcctatgtacaagaatataactactataatactgctcttgtgtacaagaataaaaataccataatactgccccctaattacaagaatataactactataatactgcccctatgtacaaaaatataactactataatactgtcccatatgtacaagaatataactactataatactgctcctatgtacaagaatataactactgtaatactgcctcctatgtacaaaaatataactactataatactgctcttgtgtacaagaatataaataccataatactgccccctatgtacaagaatataactactataatactgcccctatgtacaaaaatataactactataatactgtcccctatgtacaagaatataactactataatactgctcctatgtacaagaatataactacagtaatactgccccctatgtacaagaatataactactataatactgccccctatgtacaagaatataactactataatactgcgccctatgtacaagaatatagctactataatactgccccctatgtgcaagaatataagtactataatactgcccctatgtacaagaatataactactataatactgctcagatgtacaagaatataactactgtaatactgccccctatgtacaagaatataactactataatactgcctcctatgtacactaatataactactataatactgctcttgtgtacaagaatataaataccataatactgccccctatgtacaagaatataactactataatactgcccctatgtacaaaaatataactactataatactgtcccctatgtacaagaatataagtactataatactgctcctatgtacaagaatataactactataatactactcctatgtacaataatataactactgtaatactgccccctatgtacaagaatataactactataatactgccccctatgtacaagaatataactactataatactgcaccctatgtacaagaatataactactataatactgccccctatgtgcaagaatataagtactataatactgcccctatgtacaagaatataactactataataatgcccctatgtacaagaatataactactataatactgccccctaaatacatgaatataactactataatactgctcctatgtacaagaatataactactataatactacccctatgtacaagaatataactactataatactgcctcgctatgcacaagaatataactactataatactgccccctatgtacaagaagataactactataatactgtcccctatgtacaagaatataactactataatactgctcagatgtacaagaatataactactgtaatactgccccctatgtacaagaatataactactataatactgccccctatgtacactaatataactactataatactgccccctatgtacaagaatataactactataatactgctccctatgtacaagaatataactactataatactgccccctatgtacaagaatataactactataatactgccccctatgtacaagaatataattacaataatactgccccctatgttcaagaatataattcctataatactgccccctatgtacaagaatataactactataatactgccctctatgtacaagaatataattactataatactgctccctatgttcaagaatataattcctataatactgccccctatgtacaagaatataattacaataatactgccccctatgttcaagaatataattcctataatactgccccctatgtacaagaatataactactataataatgcccctatgtacaagaatataactactataatactgtccactatgtacaagtatataattactataatactgctccctatgttcaagaatataattcctataatactgccccctatgtacaagaatataactactataatactgccccctatgtacaagaatataactactataatactgccccctatgtacaagaatataactactataatacttctatgtacaagaacataactacaataatactgccccctatgtataagaatataactactataatactgccccctatgtacaaggatactgGTGAGATAATTCTCACAGATGATTCGAGTTGCTCTGAATACCTGTGTGATTCCTGTGGTTCCAGCGCTGGGAATATTGGATCCTGCTCCGCACACAGTACCTATAATTCCGGATAAGATGTTTCCAATCCCCTCCACACTGATCCCCCGATTACAGGCATGTGATGGGACAGGTGGACCTTTTACCATCCGAGCACATAAGGTATATGATGCAACAGAGGACAGGCTGGAGATTAGGGCCATAGCTGTACCCACTGCAGCCGTCTGTAGACTCAGGTGTGGCCATCCCAGGGCTCCTGTGTGGATGAAGGATAGGATAGATCAGAGAGTAGCGTTAATGAGCCATGTGCTCAGATTCAATAATCATGATACTGTATCTTGACTTATATAACATACAGCAGGCAGTATTGCACATGATAGGTTATATAGATATACCTGGATATGGGAATTGGAACCATGGGGCTGGTTCCATGAAGTTCGCTATGAGCGCAGGCAGTTTCTGGTGTGGAGTCTCTGCAGTGACCGCTGATGTATTCTGTACCAGGCGGACATCGCTGAGAGATTCAACCGGGTCATAAACCCAAAAACTGCAGACAATCCAGATGCAAGAGACAGGGAGGAAcatctgtcagaaccagcaaaGAGAAGGGGTGAGGTCTAAATGACAGCCTTTAATATGTGGACACTGCGTATCTCTAAGTGTGGACTTACAGAGAGCATGCGGAATATGGGGGCGTACctcttctccccccttccccaggtACAGAGCGGGAGGTGCACACGGTGGAGGCTTTGTGACAATAGGCCAGTCACTGCAATGAGGCTGCAACACAAGTAACGGAATTCAGAACCCAGAAAATAATGATTGCGGAGAGGAATCTGCGGGAGAAGTTACGTCTCCCATAATGCACAGCAGAAGTTCTTTCTTTCTAAACATGctcaaccagcagggggcagaagGGATCTTCAAatcacctgggtgtggaggatcctggggaacaccttctgctggagtgtgttgtgccaacagttaagtacggcggaggttccgttatggtctggggatgtgttacgttgCATGGTCTCTGTTCATTGGTTGtaatgacaagaaccatgaacatggagctgACCCTGACATACTAGaccataatgtgctgctgacagtgtggtaatactctgggattggtcggccatacttccaacaagacaacgagcCATGTCACACATCCAtctctgttttatgttggtttgaggatgtggatgtcccacgattggaccggctgcacagagtctgacctgaacctactgaacatctctgggatgaactggaacgtcaggTCAGGGAAAATAAACAGAGTCTATttactttgagagaactcaccagacatttgcaagatgaatgtagggaaataccagctaaagtgtatcagatgttagtacaaAGTATGCCAttgagagtatccgatgtcattagggccaaaggagccccactagatATTAACATATTAAGGTAATCACTACTTTGATTcttactcaggtgtccaattacttttggtaggatagcttAAGTGAAAAATTATAAATGTAGCTCTGTATGTAACTGGAGTATAAGATATGGTGTAACAgcagaattgtaaatgcagctctgtaGGTAACTGTAGTTTAAGATATGATATTAAAGCAGATTTGTAATTAAAGCTCTGGCTGTGACATCACTacagtataagacatgatgtgaCAGCAGGATTTATAAATGCAGCTTTGGTTGTGACTAGAGTGTAAGACCTTTTTCTCATGCTAAAAGTTACAACGTTTTGGGAAACTGACCTCATGGAGATACCCCAGTTGGATGCACAAAGCATGGCTGCAGGTTTGTAACAAGACAGTCCAATGATGGAGAGCACAGGTGCAAGGACCATCGGGCTACAGAATTGTAAAATCCAACCACAGAGTCCAGAGAGTCCGAAGAGAACCTGCAGGAGTCCAGAGACGAGCAGAGCTCCCGACACCTGCCAAAGCCAATGGGAAATAGTGACCTTAGGTTCAGGATGTCTCACTATCCATTCCTGTCCCTGGTGCCATACATAGAAGAGAAGGAATCCCATAGCGGAGATCAAAATGGATCCCCAATTATGGTGCACAGTTTTTCTACccaggacagaggggtctgctgttTGTTTCCACTTTCACCCATTTGCTAACTATACCGTTTCTCTGGAGAGCGAAGTCTTGTACAGGTTCCTACAACCTAATTACAAAGTTGCTGATTATGGTTGCAGCTAAAAGTGATCCAAAGTCAGCAGCTGTACTTGGGCCCTGGAGCCTAAAGTGCCCATTGGCCCCTTTACCACAtgggaagacaccagtattataaatgatacattttagGTGGGGGCTCTATTAGAATTTTTGCCCTGGGGCCCATGAGCTTCATGTTACATATCTGGGAATAGGACCAATCAGGGTTGAACTCGTCTCTCTAAGGGCCATATGGTCTGCCTCTATTGTATGTTCATACCTAGTGGGAATCTATCCACCTTCCTTACTTTCCCATTTCATCATATTGATTTCCAATGCCTGTGTAAGGGACTCACCCCAAGGAGTTAAATTGTCATAGAGATCGACTGGAATCTAGAGAGatgtgccaaaaattgtgccagaaTCACCATGTGCAACGGAACTGAGCATGCTTACTGCACTGATTGCGATTGGTGAATGCCCTGGTATAAAAAGGACAATTTCTTACTGCGTAGTGAGGTGAGCAGGTACTGGACAGAGGAAGGAGAGGCTGTAAGCAGGAGACAGTGGCGTGAGGTGCTGGTGAGAAAGAGGCCAACGAGGGAGAAAGAGCAGTGCTGAGGTGACATAAAACTGAGCCTGAGAGAGCTGGGGACAGTGCTGCCTGGGCTTGGAGAAGAGCAGGATCACCCAACATTGGCAAAGAGGAGAGCTCCTAACCCCTGGCAGAACTGTAGGACCATTGGGGTTGGTAGAAGCTGCATCCCTGCACAAGaaattgtaagtgaggccaacctCAAGGGAACACTGAATGTGCAcaccaaaaagcattaaaaacagttagcaggcctgctgcaaGAAATAGAGACTGTTGCCAAGGAGCTTTCATTGGAACTCCTTCCACTCCCTAGACAACATTAGAGGTGGATGAGTGTTAACCCTGAAAAGGAAGCTGTGTAGTATACTCTGTAATCTGTATTTCTGGGATACCGCACTGATAATAACTGAGTGTTATTGACACAGTTCACAAGGTATTACTATTACTATGGATTACTTACAAGGTATTTCTATT
This window encodes:
- the SLC23A3 gene encoding solute carrier family 23 member 3; amino-acid sequence: MSMICCGTKSTRQSSYRPHETPPWLLSFFFALQHLLVQTSLLCTCHNLFMQHRPMAPQDQSRLLARTLFVCGISTSLQSSLGTRLPLVQAPTFELLVPAIILSKYNVVDDTGADAHGSVNCTGISCGLQQSDLQPIRKVSGALLVSGLLQVLFGLSGLCGWILQFCSPMVLAPVLSIIGLSCYKPAAMLCASNWGISMSLIAVTGLLSQSLHRVHLPLCTWGRGEKRYAPIFRMLSMFLPVSCIWIVCSFWVYDPVESLSDVRLVQNTSAVTAETPHQKLPALIANFMEPAPWFQFPYPGALGWPHLSLQTAAVGTAMALISSLSSVASYTLCARMVKGPPVPSHACNRGISVEGIGNILSGIIGTVCGAGSNIPSAGTTGITQVGSRHSTYLSALLFIVLGCSPRLSQILMTIPSAVHGGILSLTFSMAVGGGIAFFQYAHIDSGRNIFIVGFTMFMALLVPRWLDALPTKLDTGWPVLDMLLLSLLTTPIFLGGLFSFFLDNTVEGTLEERGLQSKISWVSTSKEKPHSSVETELAQAYGFPPVLACLLPATYPFTHLCPPPGRTVVITEGEDDKLLTRPPMTDIELGCIRHIDSPGAST